ACCGTCAGGATCACCTGGTTATGCCACAACCGGCTCTGGATCTTGCAGAGCAGTTAAATGCAGAAACTTTCATTCTGGATAACAAATATGGACATTTGGGTATCACACCGGAAATAAACAGAGTGATACCTGTCATTCACACATTTCTGGAAAGGTAATACACATGACAAAAAGACACATGACGACTCAATTTCTCTCCCGATGCAGGGAAAATTTGCCGGACAATCCTCACAAACGCGTTCTCAGAAACAGCATGATTCAAAACGGCATTGATAAAACAGTGTTAAGCCACGATTCCCTGGTAGAGAATGTTTTTGCATTCTCACATGAAATTCCCACCGGGAAGATCACCAACCAGGAGAAAAGCGGCCGCTGCTGGATCTTTGCTGCCCTGAACACCTTTCGTTATGCAATTGCCCAAAAGATCAAAGTAAAGGATTTTGAACTTTCCCAGAGTTATCCTTTGTTTTGGGACAAATTTGAAAAATCCAATTATTTCCTGGAAAATATCATTGAAACCCGCCATGAAGAAACCGACAGCCGGATTGTGATGTGGCTGATGCAGGATCCGGTTCAGGATGGCGGCCAATGGGATATGTTTGCAGGATTGGTGGAAAAATACGGGATTGTTCCCAAACAGGCGATGCCTGAAACCTTCCATAGCAGCAATACACACCGGATGAATCAACTTCTTACACTCAAGCTCAGGGCCTCAGCTTCTAGTTTGCGAAAAATGGCGGCCCAGGGTACCGGTGAGGATGACCTTCGGAAAGAAAAGGAAAAGATCCTTGAAAAAATCTATGATATGCTGGTCTCCTTTTTGGGGAAACCACCTGTAACCTTTGATTTTGAATACAGAGATGATGATAAAAAATATCATGAAGACCGGAATTTAACCCCCGTGACATTTTGTGAAAAATACCTTGAAAGTAAACCGGCAGATTATATCAGTATCATACATGCGCCGACCAAGGACAAACCCTTCATGAAAACATATACGGTTCAATTCCTGGGAAGTGTTTTGGAGGGGCGTCCTGTTAAATACCTGAATGTAGATATTCAAACCCTGAAATCCCTGACACTTGCACAGTTGAAAGCCGGGGAACCGGTCTGGTTTGGGTGTGATGTCGGACAGTTGTCGGACCGTGAAAGCGGAATCATGGCGACGGATCTCTATCTCTATGAGGATGCCCTTGAGACCTCCTTTGATCTTGATAAGGCCGGGCGTCTGGATTATGGCGAAAGTATGTTAACGCACGCCATGGTTTTTACCGGTGTTCATTGTGTCAAGGATAAGCCGGTGCGCTGGAAGGTTGAAAACAGCTGGAGTGAAAAATCCGGGAAAGACGGATTTTTTATCATGACGGATACATGGTTTGATGAATACACGTATCAGGTGGTGATCCATAAAAAATATTTAAGCCCGGAATTGCGTAAGGCTGCAGAGCAAAAGCCGGTAGTCCTAAATCCCTGGGACCCCATGGGATCACTGGCTTTCGGGGTCTGATGCACAGGAGAAAGCCTTATATACTTCAGGGGCGATATAGTGACTGCCATAGATAAGGATTAATCCGTTATCCGGTGAATTTTGGAGGGCATCCTCTATGGCGTGGCGCACAGAAGGCACAACACGGGTTCGCGGACGCACTGCGGCAAG
This window of the Candidatus Neomarinimicrobiota bacterium genome carries:
- a CDS encoding C1 family peptidase; translation: MTKRHMTTQFLSRCRENLPDNPHKRVLRNSMIQNGIDKTVLSHDSLVENVFAFSHEIPTGKITNQEKSGRCWIFAALNTFRYAIAQKIKVKDFELSQSYPLFWDKFEKSNYFLENIIETRHEETDSRIVMWLMQDPVQDGGQWDMFAGLVEKYGIVPKQAMPETFHSSNTHRMNQLLTLKLRASASSLRKMAAQGTGEDDLRKEKEKILEKIYDMLVSFLGKPPVTFDFEYRDDDKKYHEDRNLTPVTFCEKYLESKPADYISIIHAPTKDKPFMKTYTVQFLGSVLEGRPVKYLNVDIQTLKSLTLAQLKAGEPVWFGCDVGQLSDRESGIMATDLYLYEDALETSFDLDKAGRLDYGESMLTHAMVFTGVHCVKDKPVRWKVENSWSEKSGKDGFFIMTDTWFDEYTYQVVIHKKYLSPELRKAAEQKPVVLNPWDPMGSLAFGV